In Aurantimicrobium minutum, the following proteins share a genomic window:
- a CDS encoding phage holin family protein, which produces MSASQPSNKETSEKSLFTLLRELPGILMDLLQAEFEQFKREMARKLKNLGVGAVLILIALTLLSFLVFTLLLAGIFALALVMPPWAAALTVAGILVVIIAILVGAAAVQFKKGSPPLPTETFDSVVKDAHAIKGDDNNGV; this is translated from the coding sequence ATGTCTGCGTCTCAACCGTCAAATAAGGAAACGTCAGAGAAGTCTCTGTTCACGCTGCTGCGTGAACTGCCCGGCATCTTGATGGATCTGCTGCAGGCAGAGTTTGAACAGTTCAAGCGTGAGATGGCACGCAAGCTCAAGAACTTGGGCGTCGGAGCTGTTCTCATTCTTATAGCCCTGACCTTGCTGAGTTTCCTTGTCTTCACTCTGCTGTTAGCTGGCATTTTCGCGCTCGCGCTTGTCATGCCACCCTGGGCAGCAGCACTGACCGTTGCCGGAATCCTTGTGGTGATCATCGCCATCTTGGTGGGAGCTGCCGCCGTGCAGTTCAAGAAGGGCAGCCCTCCGCTGCCCACCGAAACTTTCGACAGCGTCGTGAAAGACGCTCACGCTATCAAGGGAGATGACAACAATGGCGTCTAA